The region aagaagaaggaaagctCTATACTACAattatgtattttgttttagtaaACTTTTGTAAATAGAATTACATATGTTTTATTTGTTATGTGTATTACGTAGATGTTTTGTATACATAAACTAATATTGTAATGTTAAATTGTTATTAGaaagtatttataaaattttattatatcaaaatgtctacaaatatacattaaaaaagaatttattttttgaaatatcaTTTAGTAACATTTTTATAGAATGtcactaaaaaaaatttaatataaaaaacaagtttgtaattcattattattaaaaatttcgtaatatttgaaaatgatatttaattatttttagttaCATTTTTTCAAATGCCACTAAAAAGAATATAGTTTTGCAACCATTACAATTTTGCAACATATTTTAGTttctatatataattaataattttaacattagtgtgtgtatatttattattttaaaattttaattaatgaaaattataatTCTATTAGTTTATTCAATACCCTTCAGTAGttaatgaaaaaatattattttatttgtttccAAATATAATAGATATATTTAATAGCTTgtaatatacatttaaaaaaaattattcattaaCATATCGTATATAAATATAGTATTTGTTAAAATAtctttttgttattttatgtttttattaaaaaattcaatatatttttaataataggtTTTTTCTATAATAAAACATTAAATACTAAAATTTACATAAATGTTTATTTGAAATAAACTATCACCTAATAAACTTTAATGCACAATATATGTCATTTTTATTTGTCTCGTAATAAAATTCATTGGTAGATTAAAAGTTACATTTTCTATTTAATAAGATTACTAATTACAAAATTTGGCTATGATTagcatttaaatttcaaatattcAATCACCCATTTGTGTATTcatattcaaaattcaaaatgagaaaaatatatttattaaaataataaataactttcaaagttattaatattatatgaaaataatgtaaaaaaaaaagcaaCAATAACTTTTTGACTTTTTTCAAAACATTTTTATATTATTAGAaatctatatattttttaattgtattttaataaaaaaaaatcatattcggAATATAAAGAGAAAAAGCTATATTAAGTATCTTATTGAAATATTAACTTTTTGAATTCTCATAAACCAAATATATGTTTTGTTAGGCATAGAACAAAAACTCAAATTAGCATAGAAGAATATTAAGCACACAGTAATCATCTATGCTATAGTGATGAAAGGAGTAAGCTCCTTGGGTCCATCCCCATTTGATATccacttcaaaaaaaaaattcataattctTTATAGATATTATGAGACATTTTCTCATAGATTGGAGTGGAGAGAAGAGGTCGTCTTCAATGAATTTCCAGAAAAAAGAAACTAGTTATTCAAGATTTATCAGCCTGAATATTAAGCACAAGAGCCAAAGTAGATAATAAACTCTATCAGCCTCAGGACTGACTGCTATGTTGTTTTGCCATCTCACTAAGAGAATATCGGCAGTTCTCAACGTCTATCTGAGGCCACAGATTCAGCAGAAAATAGGTACTTGACTCGAGAAAGAACTGAATCATGAGCAGGGTCGTATGGATGATCCTTGGATGGGATCTCAAGTATGTCTGGGATAGGTGTATTGTAACTGTCCACTAGGAACCTTATCATGTTTGTGACCtgttttaaaaagtaaaaaattaatCTCTCAAATTAATCTTTCAGAATCATAAATGTTTTTAATGGATAATAGTCTCTCAAATTTATATAAACATGATATAATGGTCTCAATATTAGTATTACATTTGATCACACATCAGAGAGATTAAAAAAGCAATATGGACTTGCATATTGGCTAATTAAAATTATGTCAATTTCTATATAAAGATTAAAATTTCGATATAAAGActaattatgataaaaaaataataactaaattaatCAAAATGacatgttggtgacttgctatataAAGTCACCATATTGTCACATCACCATAATTATTAGGACACATCTAtaagtagtaaccattgagaaatcttccatacatatatatatatatatatatatatatattctcttagtATATTTTCATCCAAAATTTTATTGTCTATTAAAATACCATGAGAATCAAGTTggcttttttatattatattttttttataataccaTGAGAATGAAGTTGGCTTTTATGTCATaaataacttaaaactacaacTTGTCATGAATTAGAGTTAGAATGAGATCTTGAGGTTTCTCCGACAAACTATTGactcaaaattactaatatgAGTAACTAAGGGCCTCTTCGgtcaaatttttgtttttgaattttttaaacacaaaaataggaatattattttatttttatttctttattttaaaaaagtaaaaatatatttggtaactatttttgtttttaaaaataaaaaataataaacacttttgataacttttatttttattttttatttaacaatatgatgtgttgatttgaaaaagaaaagaaaaaaaattaaaaattaaaaactgtttaaaaaaattttgaaagtgaaaaaattctattttcaaaattttaattaaaatttaaaaaaataataaataaaaatagagttatcaaacacattttatatttaattgttaaatttttaattaattaaataaaaaattaattttttaagtgttaccaaaaaACACGTAAAAAAATAAGAGTAATTAATTAAGGTGCTTGTGGTTAATTCTTTTCtgaattattaaatcaaattttgGTTTTAATTAAATGGACCAATTGAAGTTTTAATTGTCACTTGAgattttgtgctttcattgatgTATAATATTTAGGGTTCCAAAATgctaaattttaaataatttttttaatttataagtaTATTAGGCTTTGCAAATAGGGTGTACTTATAaaagttaaattttaaaaaggaagttaagatttaaaaatatatattttagtaattttacataagaataaatatgtaattattttttttaagaaaaagggGCGTAAATATAACACCCCTaaatttaaattacatatcaccaGTAAAAAAATATCTGCAAAAGCTATTAGCCAGCTCATCAAGTGCTGGTGCTGCTAGTGCTCTGTGAATTCTTACACATAAGAacctaatatatttatatattggagAATTTTCATGTTATGCCTTTCTTTCTCACTAGATGAATCTTTGAGTGACCTGTTCCATTCCACTGGTCAATTAGTAACTCATTGTATTTGTACCTCTCAAATGAATGAGAAGTAAGGGCAATACAAAGCAgtgaattttttatttatttattattaaaaataaccaatcaattttgttttaattccttaaaataaattaaataagtaACAACCTGTCTTGGGTTTCTTAGAGAACAAAGTGTGGGTTTCTTTAGAGAACAAAGTGATTTCCATGAAATAACAAGTTCCCACATTCAAGTTGTAATGCAAAACCACAATATGCATTGGTTTCTGATTATTACGCAAAACAAATTATTGATTAAGAATTTCGAACATGATAGGTTTCTGCAGAATAACAGAACCAAAGTAGATCACAGGTTTAACTTCAAGTCATAATCATGTAAACACAAttactatttttaaataaattagtgAGTTCTAGTAGTAAGAGACCAGCTGTACCAACAAATCAAACTGTAGTCTAATTCATTAAAATTGAAGTTGTTAGCTGCTGGTTAGACTTAGATGGAGAAATAAgacttttgaattttattttttttgaggCTTTTCCTCTAAGTGCGGCCATCACCGTCCTTGTCACTTGAGGAGGTTGGATTAGAACATTTCGAAACTGCCATGTAGAGTACAATTCATAATCCTAAGCAGAAGGTTTTCAAAGTACAATAATCGCATAGaacaaaatatacaaaaagaAAGCTTGTGGTTGATTCATTTGTGAAAAGCAATCTAAAATCACTTTTGACCTTGGAAAAGTGGAACCATGTTTTTAAACATTATCTTTCAACTGAAATAAAATGGACTTGTGAAAGAGAAATGACTATGGTTTAAGAAGTAAACAGTCTTGTCGCAGCAAAAAATCTAGTTTGCAATAGGATATTATAATTAGATATTATAGCTACGGAATTCCATCTTCTTACAGATGATTTGCAATAAAGAACCCAAGTTAAAGTGTTTAAAGTAGCAATATCAAGAGCCATTTGATAGGGAATATAAATATACCTTGTTTGAGAGCACATTATGTAATTCGAAGGCCCCAAAATGCATCATCTTCCGGCTTCATCTGCATAGATTGCCTTTGATCGTCCACTCGCCGGAGCTGTGAAGATAACTGAAGCAAGTTGATGGTGGGGCTGTCTTCACAGGAAATACGATCCTTGGAATTCAGAAAATCAGATCCTTGGAACATCCCATCTGTGATTTCAAAGTTGACATTGTCTCCACCATTGGACATCATAATGGGATTCGGGTAACTCCCACTCACAGAATTCATTCCCAAAGATGGGAGCTTATTTGAGACACAACTTGATGATGCTCCAACAAGCTTTTTGGAGACTTGACCCACATTATAGCATGCATGGCTCTCGGGCTTGACCAGAGGACGAACCATGGAACTTCCAGACAAGTGGCTTGAGGAGCTATGAGGTTGAGATGACAGAAGAGAGAGAGCACAACCAGAGTCTGAAGTTCCTGAGAACCCCTGAATGGTTGTAGCTGTATTGAAAGTATTGAAGTCTCCACATCCTAAGATGGTGTTGTGGAAGAAAGGACGAGAACTGGAGTCTGGACCTCCCATGTAATGTGAATATTGAATGCTGTTGTTCTTGGTGAAAACATTTGCTGTCACAGCATTGGCTCCACTCGCATGAAAAGAAGGGAATTGCTTCCCAGCATCATGAGGAAAGAGCAATTTTGAGCGGAGATGCCCATTTGTAGATGGTACTGGATTAGTTGAAAGAAGCCTCAAATTAGACCCATCTTCAACTTTTATACGCTGAGTCCAGTCAATTGTTCCGTATTTCTCAGGATTGTAAAAGCCACTCGGCAGTATGTCCTGGCATATAAAAGAGGCAGTCCCCTGAAGTCTGCTATCTGCAAAGCATGCAGATTTGTTAACATATTTGGTAGTGGTGATTGCAACATAAAAGAATAATAGCAAGTTCAAGCAATCATGACAAAAAAAATTCCTCTATCAAGGATTTTTCTTTTTTCATCATTGTGATATCAATGAAGATCATTATTTAATCATAAGCTTCAGCTAGTGGAGACACTCAAGATCTCACATGGCTTAAGTATCGACAATTTGTATCAGACAGATACTTTGAAAAACTAGCAAAATATTTAACCTATAACAACATTACAATTGCTTCAATACAGATTATACATGGATTGTTGTGTCTGTAGTTCTTTGACACCATTTGTTATTAAGAAAAAGAGACTGACATATTATAGTATAAGAGGGACCACACAAGATGACATGGCTTCTAAGTTGTGGAATCAGAAATGAGTGTACTTCAACAGAACTAAGAGTGAAACAAATCGAATTTTAGCGATAATTACCAAAACCAGAAGAATAAACCTTCAACTCAGCTTAAAAAAATGCACACTGCACAAACTTTTACATTTGTAATTGTTTGACAGGGAGCTAAGAACTACAAACCAAGCCATGTGACCATCTCCCCCCTCCCCCAAAGAAGGAAAATAGGAGACAGGTTAGGAAGAGtagaaaatgaaaaataaataaaaataccaTTGTATGACTGAAGCATCCTCCCAGCTCTACCAGAGTGAATACTCACTTGAGGCTTCCTCCGACGCTCATTATGTCCTGCAAGGCGTTTACGACAGCTGCGCTTACCATCATCAAATTCAGCCAGCAAATGGAACCTGGATTGTCAAACTGTTAGCACATCTTAAAGCAGCAGTAGTATTATTCATGACATCAAAACTAATCTTGCAATTGTGTCCTAACTCATATGGCGGTTCAAGTATTATGTAACTGAAAAGATGAATTTACAAATGGCCCATTCTTTAAATTATAGGTTTATCGTTTCAAGAACTACATGTTGCCAACTTTATAAAACTCAAGTATTATGTAACTGAAAAGATGAATTTACAAATGGTCCATTCTTTAAATTATAGGTTTATCGTTTCAAGAACTACATGTTGCCAACTTTATAAAACTCAGACGAGGGATAAGATAtgccaaaaaataaaaataaaagaccaTTAGACAAAAGAAATTGACGTGTGTGAAAGAAAGGCAAACTCACTAAACCAAGGAAGGAGAAGAAGTGAAAGAGAGCAACAAAACAACGGATGGAAGACCAAAATATGAAAGGATTCCAATCTTTCAAGAAAGTTTTGAACTAATAAAAGAGGATTTATCATACGCTTAAGAACAAATAAAAACTTCTCAGTTGCTTATCATTCACGGATATCACAAAACttgaacaagaagaacaaaaggcTAGATTACTAAAGAACATTCTTACAAGTTATTTCAAGTTGCATAAAAACAGTTGACCACCTTTACATAACATATTAGTAGTGGCCAATTAGAAGCAAAAATGTTTAGGCTAGAACAAAGGATATACCTGCTACATTGCTGACAAAACCTCTGTTCTATACCATTCACAATTACTTTAGCAGTTTTGGAATGAAGCTCACAAACTTTATGCCTCTTATGGTAGTCTTTGGAAGAGCTAAGGTTTTTGTTGCAGCCATATACTTGGCAGAAGCCATTCTGGGAGTTGACTGCTGAGAGCCGTAATCTCTTTGGATGTGTAGATGACTCTGATGAAGACAAACCGGCCGGAGCTCCTATAGAAAGTTTTGATTTACTGGTGTCTCCACGATCACCAACATGTCCCAGTTTCAAATCAATGAGTGAAGAATCCCAACTACCGGAGTCCAAAATAGAGCTCGAAATCCTTGAACTGGATTCATCTTCTCCAGAAAATGCAACTGTCATCGTTGGATCATTAAGTTTTCCACCACAATCCTTAGGATCACTTAGAACATCACCAATTGAATGATTGGATACCTGTTTCCCCATCATTTGTATGTACTCTCCAAAACCTTGATTCCCAATACCTTGTTGGCTTGACACTAACATATTGTTACCATAAGTGCATGGGGTCTTGAATTCCCAACCCAAAAGAACATTTTTACTCCTAGCAAGGGAATTAAAAGGTGGAAGTGTTTCCTCAGATACCAACCCCTTCTCTGTTGACACATAGCTCCAAGGCTCCATTACAAGCAACAGAATAAAAAGTTTCAAGAATTTAAGAAACACCCGATTCAAACTATGAACCAAAGTAGCGTTAGTTCTTATAATGAAGGTGAAAGATTTACACCACTCAGAAACCTCAGCATGAAATAAAAGCTACATATTAGGCCGCATTAAAGAATAATCACTAGTTCTAGACACAACCCACAACCCACAACAAAAACACACCTCCGTTAAATTCAATAACCCCAAAACTTGTTGTTCTCCAAGCCCCATTTCGGAACACTGTTtctgaccaaaaaaaaaaatacacggaAAAAAATTCCATCAGTaaagaaactaaaaaaatatatttgtttacTGCCATGTTAATTCAATAAAAAAAGTATTGAAGAAACAAGTACAAAAATGATCAATGTAAATGAGTGAGCAGAAGGTCATAAGAAGCAAATTACAGAGTTTGTACATATAGGAATTCCAAGCAACTCACTAGCATGTTGCTTAAAGGGGAAAACCATAGTTCCCTATACAAACCACATGCGcgtctatatatatttatggagagagagagagaggttttaCTTGGGCAGGGGATAGTAGAACAGTGGTACTCCGGTAATGATGTTGAGAGGAAACCAATAGAGCAGAGCGTTAAATAGTGTAGCAGTGTGCCCCAAACTCCATGGAAGAGCTTCTGTAGAGATGAGAAAGAGAAAGGATGGAACTTTTGCAGTTTAAAGCACTTATTTAATTGTAGCAGAGAAAAAAAAAGCTAAAAGTAACCGATTGTACAGAAACATCTTCACCATTATtattatacatatttatataattcTTCAAAATGATTAAGCTTAGAGAAATTACTGCTTCACATATAAAAATTCTGAAAATAGGGGTAAAGATTCTTCCTTTTTCTATGGGAAATGGGGGTAGAAGACTAACACACACCTACCTCTTATATGTGAAGTCAGAAGCACAACTTCTAATTTATGTGTTGCCATAAAGTGATTTtaataattcattatttttctttaattaacaacataaaatatatttatatattcaccATTTATACCACGGGTTTTCAAGATAACTTACAACATAAAATATAATTAGGCATGTGCACTCAATTCCTTATACTAAATCTTAGGTTAGGACTTAGGAGTAGTTGTGTCACCACGACTTTATCACAATGGTCACAAATTTGAGATTTATCCAGATTGGTATTCcgatctttttttcttttttcttatttttaataatttaagaaTAATGATATTATTGGAATTATAATTTCTTGTAATACTGGAAAATATTACAACTTATCTACCAAGGTACGTTTTACTGAGACAAAATGATAATCATACTAATAATGAGATACATACATATATTTTGTATCTTAATGTGTATCTGAAGCAAGAAAAAAGTAGTTAAGACTTAAGAGAGAATTTGGGGTTGAAATACTTCCATAACAAACGTTtcttatatttattatttgagagagagagagatgataaTGAAAGGTAAAGTCACTTTCTGATTAGAGCATAGGCTCGTAGCTATTCCTCACTTTATTTGATTATGAGATTACACAAATTCACACAAAAACAAAGGAGGACAAGTCACTTGTCGCATTATTTGGGACAAATTATAGAAAGCTTTTTGCAGTGACGTTGTTCTTCTCATAGCTAACATAATTGTATCATTTATGTATTAATTGTTATTATAAAAATGTAGTACACAAGTCTAATGTTAAcattattcttatatttaacactATAAAGAGTAAAGTGATCATATATCTACATTTTCTACAAATAACTCTCTTAATAGCTAGATCTTAATGGATCCCAATATTTATTCCACAAATATAAAGGGAACTGGCGTCGTTCAATTGATTTAACTATACTTTATTACCAAAGCATTCGcccaattaatattttttaagttAGTTAGAAAAAAAATTTAAGACCCAaccagaagaagaaaaaaaaaccaaacctAAGAAGATACTCTGCCCACAGTCAATTCAATACAAAACATTAAAGCACACTCCATAAATCTTATATTATGTAAGAATCATTacattaatatattattatatccAAAATCGTGTAGGATTTTGTTTTAGAATAAATATGATTCTTACCTTCATTATTATCACTACTTTAGTGTGTTTCTGAAATTTTTGCGTTGTTTTAAATTCCTTCAAATTATTATCGTTATTTTATTGTGTTAAGTTTGTTAGTTTTCATTCTACATGGCTGACAAAGTGTGATGATTTGATACTTTATGGCAGTGACATGACATTGACACATTACTATAAAAATTAtttcaaaagattaaaaaaagtaacttaaaaattataatttttttttacttttttgtcttttttttctttcttctcctttatttaaaaattataatttgtttttactatttaaaattaaataagtaaaaatagaaaaaagaaaaaatatatattttaataaaaaaagatatttaataaaaaatatattttactaaaaaattattaaagatattttcttattaaaatatatattttttactttttttctttcttctcctccatttaaaaattataatttgttcttaatatttaaaattaaataagaaaagaaaaggaaataaaatatacatttaataatattttagaaaaatatacttcttatttttaaattattaaatatcttttcttactaatatatatatacttcttttttctatttttacttcattttttcctatataatattaaatattaagaaaaaaattataatttttaaatagaggagaataaagaaaaaaaagtaaaaaagaaatagacttttttattttttaatgattttttgaaatattttttatttttaaattattattttttatttttaattacatacGTAGAAGTGACATAACATGACTTGACAATGTTACATCACTGCTTAAAGTTTCGTATCAATACTTTATTAGATATATAGGATATAAACTAACATAAGAGATAATAGTCGGAGGAAATTTAAAACAAAATGAAAAAAGTTCGAGAGCTACAATAAGTATTGATAATAGTTCTTGGacaaatatcctatttattattttttttatccttaTACAAAACACGTAAATTTATGATATTAACTTCGCCTGCATGTCTATTTCTTTTGGCGCAAAAGCTACCGGTAATCAGAACTTGTTATAGGAAGTCAAAAGTAGGCTCAAAATACATTTTAGAAATTGATATTTTACTCACATGTGCTCCCCATAagtaataatttattattattttcaaacaCGATCCGTCACGTTATTAGGAAAAAATGTGACTACATCACtagcttttatatatatatactatattaaTATAATGAGTAATATATGtgtgcttagttttatttatattatttattaaatttgtattaatgttatatatatatattaaataaatattttattttaattaaataatttaattatttttgtttaagtttatatttgttctaatttttaaatttaaaagtgacaataaaagattatatattatatatatttaatgtaatattaaatattatatataaattttaaatttaagtttcttgctagtttttttttaaataatttgttgctaattgacactaaattatattatatgtttagtatgatattattttaataactgaatttaagtttaattaaattttatttaagttataaaatatatcattttattatttttaaataattattattgtaaaatattttattttagtttgtttagttatttattatttttaaataattatcattgtaaaatatttaaaaaatatcatattttaatttttaaatataaaaatattatattaaatataaaaatattatgttaaaattaacataaaaaaaaataaaaaacggtTAAAAATTTATATTATCTACCCTTGTTATACCGAAGAAAAGATATCTACACCTAGAAAATAGTTTGCGCTACACTCAGGATTTTTAATCAATTAAAATTTACATTTAACTTCTTCTAAAGTTGATATATTTACATTATGTTTTTATTTGGGTTCGGTTTGAACCCATGACCGTCAGTTACAAAACAAAATGGCCGCCACTAAGCTATGCATATGATAGTTACTTCACTTTTAATCTTTGTTCCTATATTTACTTGGCTATCACCGATTGT is a window of Humulus lupulus chromosome 4, drHumLupu1.1, whole genome shotgun sequence DNA encoding:
- the LOC133830733 gene encoding squamosa promoter-binding-like protein 16 — translated: MEPWSYVSTEKGLVSEETLPPFNSLARSKNVLLGWEFKTPCTYGNNMLVSSQQGIGNQGFGEYIQMMGKQVSNHSIGDVLSDPKDCGGKLNDPTMTVAFSGEDESSSRISSSILDSGSWDSSLIDLKLGHVGDRGDTSKSKLSIGAPAGLSSSESSTHPKRLRLSAVNSQNGFCQVYGCNKNLSSSKDYHKRHKVCELHSKTAKVIVNGIEQRFCQQCSRFHLLAEFDDGKRSCRKRLAGHNERRRKPQVSIHSGRAGRMLQSYNDSRLQGTASFICQDILPSGFYNPEKYGTIDWTQRIKVEDGSNLRLLSTNPVPSTNGHLRSKLLFPHDAGKQFPSFHASGANAVTANVFTKNNSIQYSHYMGGPDSSSRPFFHNTILGCGDFNTFNTATTIQGFSGTSDSGCALSLLSSQPHSSSSHLSGSSMVRPLVKPESHACYNVGQVSKKLVGASSSCVSNKLPSLGMNSVSGSYPNPIMMSNGGDNVNFEITDGMFQGSDFLNSKDRISCEDSPTINLLQLSSQLRRVDDQRQSMQMKPEDDAFWGLRIT